The following is a genomic window from Cupriavidus taiwanensis.
GGCCGAGATCCGGGTCGGCGTGAACACGCGCAACGTGGCCGTCAGCGACGACGGCCGCTGGGTGCTGGCCGGCAACACGCTGCCGCGCACGCTGGTGCTGCTGCATGCCGACGACCTGTCGCTGGCGCGGGTGATCGACGTCGCCGGGCGCAACGGCGAGCATTCGCGCGTCTCGGCGGTCTATGATGCCGCGCCGCGCCACAGCTTTATCGCCGCGCTGAAGGATATTCCCGAGGTCTGGGAGCTTCCGTATGCCAGCGCCGCGGGCGCGCCGCTGCCGCCCTCGGCCCTGCTGAAGCCGCGCGCGGTCGTGCTGGACGAGGTGCTCGACGATTTCTTCTTCGACCAGCCGTACCGACATATCCTGGGCGCGTCGCGCCACGGCGGCGGGCAGGTGATCGACCTGCGGCAGGGCCGCAAGGTGGCGTCGCTGGCGCTGGGCGGGATGCCGCACCTGGGCAGCGGCATCACCTGGCAGCGCAATGGCCGTGAAGTGATGGCCTCGCCCGACCTGGGGCAAGGACGCATCACGGTGATCGACATGCAGGACTGGCACACCGTCGCCACCGTGCCGACCAACGGCCCGGGCTTCTTCCTGCGCAGCCATGAACGCACGCCCTACGCGTGGGCCGACGCCATGATGAGCCCGCGGCGCGACACCCTGCAGGTGATCGACAAGCAAAGCCTGCAGGTAGTCGGCAGCGTCACGCCCAGCCCGGGGCGCACCGCCGCGCATGTCGAGTTCACGCGCGACGGACGCTATGCGCTGGTCAGCCTGATGGAGCGCGACGGCGCCATCGTGGTGTATGACGCCGCCACCTTGCAGGAAGTCAGGCGCCTGCCGATGGACAAGCCCATCGGCAAGTACAACGTCTTCAACAAGACCACGCGCTCGGCCGGCACCAGCCACTGAGCGCGCGGCCAGATCCCATTGGAGTCCAACATGCATCCACCGCTGAAGCCCGGCAAGGTCTGGCTGGTCGGCGTCGGTCCCGGCAGCGCGGACCTGGTCACGGTACGCGCCATGCGCGCGCTGGCCGCGGCAGAGGTCTGGCTGGTCGATGACCTGGTCGCGCCGGAGATGGCCGGCTATGCCAGCCCCGGCACCCATGTGGAATGGGTTGGCAAGCGCGGCGGGCGCTGCTCGGTGAGCCAGCAGCGCATCCAGCAGCTGACGCTGCAGCACGCGCTGGCCGGCCGCACGGTGGCGCGCGTCAAGGGTGGTGATCCGCTGCTGTTCGGGCGCGGCGGCGAGGAAGCCGCGTTCCTGCGCAGCCACGGGATCGAGGTCGAGATCGTCAACGGCATCAGCAGCGGCATGGCCGCCGCGCAGGCGCTGGGCATTGCGCTGACGCATCGCGCGCACTGCCACGGCGTGACCTTCGTCACCGGCCACACCAGCGCCCACGGCTCGCCCGACTGGCAGGCGCTGGTGCGCGGCGGCACCACCCTGGTGATCTACATGGGCATGAGCCGCATCGCCGCGATCCGCGATGGCCTGCTGGCCGCCGGCATGCCGGCCGTCACGCCGGCGGCGGTGGTGATGCACGCCGGCAGCGCGCACGCGCGCAGCTGGACCGGCTCGCTCGGCACGCTGGCGCAAGCGCCGGCGGCCGGACTGGGCAGCCCGGCGGTGATCGTGGTGGGCGCGGTGGTCGGCGACGCGCAAGCGCTGCCGGAGCTGGCCTGCGGCCATGTCGCATTGGCCGAACCCGCCACGCTGTGCATCGCGACGCACCAGGCGACGGCATGAGAAAGCGCGAGTCGCCGAGGAATCCCGCGGACCGATCGCGGTCCAACGCATCAGGACCGCAACCGCTCACGCGCCATCGCTCATCATGCAACGCCTGCTTATCATCCTGGGCTGCCTGCTACTGGCAGCCGGCGCCGCCTGGCCCTGGTTGTCCAGGCTGCCGCTGGGGCGGCTGCCCGGCGACATCCATGTGGTGCGCGACGGCTTCAGCTTCTATTTTCCGATCACCACCTGCATCGTGGTGTCGGTGCTCGTCTCCGTCGTGATCTGGTTGCTGCGGCGCTAGGCGCCCGCCGGCGCCGCCTCGGTGCGGAACACCGCCACCGCGCGCTGCATCTGCAGCGCCTGTTCCCGCAATGACTGCGCCGCGGCCGCGGCCTGCTCCACCAGCGCGGCGTTCTGCTGCGTGACCTGGTCCATCTGCGCCACCGCCTGGTTGACCTGGCCGATGCCGGTGCTCTGCTCGCGCGAGGCCTGGCTGATCTCATCCATCATCGCCGTCACGCGGCCGATGGCGGTAACGGTGCCCGCCATGGTCGCGGCAACGTCCAGCGCCAGCGCATTGCCCGCCGCCACGCGCTCGCCGGATTGCGAGATCAGCATGCGGATTTCCTTGGCCGAGGCGCCGGCGCGCTGCGCCAGTCCGCGCACTTCGCTGGCCACCACCGCAAAGCCGCGGCCGGCCTCGCCGGCGCGCGCGGCTTCCACCGCGGCGTTCAGCGCCAGGATATTAGTCTGGAAGGCAATGCCGTCGATCACCGTGATGATGTCGGCGATGCGCCGGGAGTCGACGTCGATCGCCTGCATGGTCTGCTGCATGCGGCCGACCGCGTCGCCGCCGGCGCGCGCCGCGGCGGACGCCTCGCGCGCCAGGGCGCTGGCCTGGCCGGCGTTGCCGGCATTCTGCTGCACGGTGGCGGTCAGCTGCTCCATGCTGGCCGCGGTCTGCTCCAGCGACGACGCCTGCTGCTCGGTGCGCTGCGACAGGTCGATATTGCCCTGCGCGATCTCGCCCGCGGCGGCCAGCACGTTGTGCGCGCCGGCCTTGGTGTCGCCGATCAGCGTGCGCCAGCCTGCGGCCAGCGCCAGCAGGTGCCGCCTGATCTCGCTCAGCTCGTCGCGCCCGCGCACCGCATGGCTCACGCTCAGGTCGCCCGCCTGGATGCGCGCGACCATCGCGGCGACCTCGCGCACGTCGGCACGCATGCCGCGGCTGAAGCCGATAAACAGGTAGAACGCGGCGCCCACCGTCAGCAGCGCAATGCCGGCCAGCCACGCGAATTGCCGGGCCTGCGCCGCGGCGCGCTGCGCCAGCATCTCGGCGGCGATCGCGGCGAAGGCCTGGCTGGCGTGCGCCACGCCTTCGATCGCGGCGGTGGCTTCGTCGAAGTAGGCCCGCGCATCGATGTCGATGCCGGCGGAGCCCAGCATGCGCACCTGCAGCGTGCGGTGGAAGCGGTCCATCGCGTCCAGCCGCGCCAGCGCGGCGTCGATGCGCGCGCGGTAACCCGGCGCTGCCTTGCCGACGCGCGCGATATCGCGCCGCATCGCGTCCAGCCCTTCGCGGATCTCCTCGGCCAGCGCGCCCAGTCCGGCCTGCTGCGCGGCATCGGCATAGCCGCCCTGCGCGATGATGCCGGCGCCGCGCCCGCGCGCCAGCGCGCTTTGCTCGGCCAGGCGCGGCATCGGGCCCGACAGCAGGCTGACCAGGTAGTACGAGCCCGCCTCGCCGTCCAGCGCCAGTTGCGAGCGCTCGGCGACGTCGGCGATATACGCCTGCGTTCGGCGCACCAGCGCGCTGTGGCGCTCGAACAGCGGCCCCGCCGGGGTATCGAGGCCGAGCCCGCGCAAATGCTGCCAGTCCTGCTCCAGCTGGCGCATGCCGGGCGCAAGTTCAAACCCGGGATTCTGCGCCACGCTGCGCGCCAGCGCGGCCAGGCTGGCCGCGGCCTGCTGGTCGGCCTGGTCGAAGGTGGCGCGGAACGCGGCGTTGCCCGACAGCACCGCATGCGCGGCGCCACGCCGGACCTGGGTCGCGCGCATGAAGTCGAGCGCGTGCCCCACCACTGCCAGCCCGCGGATTTCGTCGCTGGTGGTGCGCCGCGCTTGCGCCGCATCGCGCAGCACCACTGACAGCGCGCCGGCCAATGGCACCAGGAACAGCACGGCGATCAGCGCGAGCTTGCGGCGGATATTGAGGCGCGCCATCAGGCGCTCGGCGGGAAGGAACAGAGAGGGCATGGGTCGTCGCAGAAGGGCTTGGTTTCCCCCTGCTATCGGCCCGGTTTGGTGGTGCTGAAGCGCAGATTTCCGGGTTTTTGACGATGCGCAAATGCGGTGCGACAAAAGCGCTGATGTGGGGCAACCGGCGCGCCAGTCAGGGGCACGGTGCCCCGCTGGCGGGCCGTTCACAGCTGCGCGCCGATCAGCGATGCCAGGCGGTCGCGCAATCGTTCCTGCCACGGACGCTCGAGCCACGCCGCATAGCTCATGGGGCGCGACAGCTTCAGGTCTTCCTCGAAGATCCGGGTCTGCTGCGCGGCAAACGCCGCATCCAGGATATTGAGCGTGGCCTCGTCGTTGAGCCGGAACGAGCGGTTGTCGAAATTGGTCGATCCCACCGAGACCAGCAGGTCATCGACGATCAGCACCTTGCAGTGGTACATGGTCGGCGCGTATTCGGCGATCAGCGCGCCGGCCTTCAGCAGCTGGCCCCAGCGCGCGCGCGACGCGGAGCGCACGGTTTCCGAGTCGATATGCTCGCCCGGCACGATCACCCGCACCCGCACGCCTCTGGCCAGCGCCGCCAGCAAGGCCTTCTCGGTGAGTTCGTCGGGCACGAAATACGCCGCCGACAGGTCGATGGTGCGCGCCGCCGCGGTGATCGCCAGGTGGTACATCAGCGCCATGCTCTCGCTGCCGCCGGTCGGCGAGCTGCTGAACATCTGCGCCCGGCCGTTGCCTACCGGCGGCAGTTCGGGGAAGTAGTCGGGGCCATGCGGCACCGCGCCGCTGACCTTGATCCAGTTGTCCAGGAACACCGACTGCATCTGGCCGACCACCGGGCCTTCCACCTCGAAATGCGTATCGCGCCAGTGATCGGGATCCTGCGCATGGCCGGTCCACTCCGGGGCGATGCCGACGCCGCCGGTAAAGCCGATCCTGCCGTCGACCACCAGCACCTTGCGGTGGGTGCGGTTGTTCAGCTTGCCGATGGTGTACCAGCGCACCGGGTGGTAGCGGCGCACGTCCACGCCGGCACGCGTCATCAGCTCGAGCGCGCCCTTGTCGATCTTGGAACTGCCCACCGCGTCCAGCAGCACCTTGACGCTGACGCCAGCCCGGGCGCGCTCGGCCAGGGCCTGCGCGAATTCATGGCCGATGGCGCCCGACCAGTAGATGTACGACTCGAAATTGATGGTCTTCTGCGCGGCGCGGATCGCGGCCAGCATCGCCGGGAAGATCTCGTCGCCGTTGCGCAGCACGCGGTAGCGGTTGCCGTCGACCACCGGCGGGCCGAGCAGCACCCCGAGTTCGCGCGCGAACTGCGGGTCTTCGACGCTGTAGAGGCGGTCGAGGCGGCGCTCGATGCGCTTCTCGCCGCCGGCCAGGTTGTAGGCGACGATGCCCGCCAGGGCCAGCAGCACGATGGCGGCGGCCAGCACGAGGATACGGCTTCGGGGACGAAGCCGGCGAAACCTGGGAAAGACGCGGCGGGTCACGCAGCCCCCGGTGGAAGTTGTGACCGATACAGGATATGCGTTATCGGCAGCGTTGTGGCATCCCGCATGGGCCGGCATGGTTCCGCTGCGGCCGCAGGCATGCCGACGCGGCCTGGGCCTACGCCGCGGGCGCGGCCCCCGCCCTAGGCGTGTCAACCTCATCGCCCTGCGCCGGCGCCAGCGGCACCTCCACCGTCAGCGCCGTGCCCCCTGGCGCCGAACGGATCCGCAACTGGCCGCCGAACGCCGCGGCGCGCACCTGCATGTTGCGCAGCCCGCGCCCGCCGCGCGGGGCTTCGGCATCGAACCCGCGGCCGTCGTCGGCCAGCGTGATGCGGATCGCCTGCGCGGCCGGGTCGGCCCGGGCGGTCACGGTCAGCGTGCGCGCCGCCGCGTGCTGCAGCACGTTGGTAATGCCCTCCAGCAGCAGGTATTGCAGCTCCTGCACCTTGTGCGCGGAAAAATGCGGCAGCGCGGGCAGGCGTTCGACCTCCCAGCGGATCTCCAGCCCGGCATCGGCAATGCGCGGCCCCAGCCGGTAGCGCAGGTTGCCCAGCACCGCGGCCAGGTCGCCCCCGGTGTCCTGCATGGCGTCGATCGACAGTTTCAGCGAATCGAGAGCCTGCCGCACCTGCGTGGCGACCTCCGGGGCGCTGGCCTTGCCGGATTCCAGCATCGACAGGGTCGCCACCAGCTGGCTGCCCAGGCCGTCGTGCATGTCGCGCAGGATGCGCCCGCGCTCGCGCAGCGTGGTTTCCTCGGCGGCAATCTTCTGCGTGCGCGCAAAGGCCGCGCGCAGCTGCGCCTCGCGCTGCGCGACGCGCTCGGTCAGCACCTGGTTGGCGTTCTGCAGGCTCTGCACCGCGCTGGTGTAGCGCTCCACCAGCATCCATGCCATCACCACGCTGAACGGCACCGAGACATAGCGGGTCATGGAATGGACCCAGTAATAGTCGCCGGTCAGCCAGACCTTGATCCAGTCCGCCAGGAACAGCACCGCCGACACGCCCACGGTGACGGCGAGCAGCGTCGCCTCGCGGCTGGGCCGGCGCAACGCGCCCCACACCATCGCGCCGGCCACGGTCAGGATGATGCCGACCTTGGCCAGCCAGCTCAGCGGAAACACCAGCGGATGGCTGGAGAGGGCCGCCAGCGGCGCGAGCACCGGCAGCGCCAGCCACAGGTAGGCGTTGAGCGTGCGATGCAGCCAGCGCCAGGGCACGCGGATCACCAGCAGGCAGAACCTGGCGATGGCGCCCAGGAACACCTCGCGCGCGGCGGCGACGATATAGCCGCGCAATTCCGCGGGAATCGCCAGGTCATCGACGAAGTAGTCAAGCAGGCGCACGCTCCAGGCGACCTCGGCCAGCCCGTACAGGCCGAACAGGGGATCGCGCTGGCGCCACCAGATCAGCAGCGCCAGGCCGCCCAGCACGACGCTGAGCACCGCCGCGATCAGCGGGCCGGCCACGCGCAGCAGGAAGGCCCGCTCGTACTGCGCGCGCACCTCGGCGGCCGGGCCCACCGTCACGGGCAGCAGGCCCGAGCGCGCATAGGCGCGCGCGGCCACGGTGATGCGCAGCAGGTTGCCGTGCGCGTTCGCCAGCTCGGGCGGCACGGCCACGTAATAGGGGCGCTTGGCCAGCGCCGACGCGGGCGCGTCCAGGCGCCCGCCGGCGGCGAGCAGCACCCCGTTGAGGCGCACCTCGTAGCTGCCGCCCGCCCACGGCACGAACAGCCCGCCGGGCGCCGCCGCGGGCCAGTTGCGGTCGAAGCGCAGCTCATAGACCAGCGTGCCGGACTTGCCCGGCATCACCCGGTCCCAGTAATCGGGCAGCGCCAGCGGCTGCGCCGGCAGCACGGTGCCGTCGGTCAGCGTGGCCGAGCGCGTGGCCGTGGCCAGCGCCATGGTGTCCGCGGCCGCCATGCCGGGCAGCAACATGGCCCATGCCAGCAGCATGGCAAGCACGGTGCGCAGTGCACATGGCCAGGAGCGCATGGCGCGCTTACAGGGACTTGAGCAGGCCGAGCTTGGCCGCCTCGAACACGGCCTCGCCGCGCGAGCGCACCGCCAGCTTGCCGTAGATGTTCTTGATGTGCGATTGCACGGTATGCACGCTCAGCCCCAGGTAGCGCGCGGTTTCGGCGTAGGTGTAGCCGCGCGAGATCAGGTCCAGGATCTCGTTCTCGCGCACCGACAGCACCACCGCGCCAGGGCCCGCATTGCGCGCGGCCGCCTCCGCCGGCGCACCGCGCAGCCGGTTCACCACCTGCCGCGCGATCAGCGGGCTCATCGGCGAGCCGCCCGCGCGCAGTTCGCCGATGGAGGCGGCGATGCGATCGGTGGTCTCATCCTTGAGCAGGTAGCCGATGGCGCCGGCCTCGATGCTGGCCAGCACATGCTGGTCGTCGCCGAACACGGTCACCACCATGCAGTCGCAGGCGGGATGGCGCTGGCGCGTGGCGCGGATCACGTCGATGCCGCTGCCGTCGGGCAAGCCGAGGTCGCACAGCAGCACGTCGGGCTGTTGCTGCGCCAGCCACGCCAGCGCCTCGGCCACGGTCGCTGCGCTGCCCGACACCGCCGCGTCCGGCGCGTGCAGGTCGACGGCCTGCACCAGCCGGCGCAGCGCCAGCGGGTCGTCTTCGACGATGAGGACTCTTGTTGTGCTTGCCATGCCTGTCTTCCCGAGCCGCGCCGCGGTGCGCCTGTGTTGCCGCGCTGTGCGCGGGTTGCGCCGGCACGACCGCGGATTCTGACATATCCCGTCCGCGCGCGGACGGCCCGGCGGCCCCCTTCAGGGTAAACGCCGCCGCCCGTACCGATCGCACGGCGGCACGCCGTTGCCCATCCCATATTCTGGGGAGGCGGCGCGGGCAACGAAGCCAAGACGGGAATACGCGGAGCATGGCCGTGACGGACAAGACCGCCGGCACACCGGCCGCACGGGCCGCGGTTCACGCCCTCGCCTTTAGCCCCGTTCGGCGCGGCGTGGAGACCGCGCCACACCTTGCAGCCCAGGGTGCATCCCTTACACGCTCTGAAACCGTTGCACGGATGCCCGTCCCCACGGTCCCCGGCCGGCCGCGGCCGCCGCGCCAACGGCCGCACGGTACGAATCTTGCCCCTCCTTGGGTATCCGCCCGCGGTGCCGGCGCATTGTTGCGCCGGTTTCCGCACATGGCGTTACCTTGTCAGGAAATCAGCATGGGCTACTACTACGATGAGCGTGAAGCGCGCGACCCGCGTGAACGCCGCCAGGCATGGGAAGACGATGACTGGCAGCCGGAATCGGAACGCGAGCGCTGGCAGGCGCAACGCAGGCGCCAGCAAATGACCCCGGGCCAGACCAGCTACGGCGGCCCCGCACGTCCCGCCCGGGACTTCAACGAGCAGTACGGCGCCGGCCGCTACCCCGACCATCCCCGCGACGCGCGCTACGGTAGCGACCTGCGCTATGGCCTGAACGGCGGCTACGGCTGGGAACGCGCCGGCGAATGGCGCGATCCGCAGGCCTGGGAGCGCGACGACGAATACGCCGAGCAGCAGTGGCGCCAGAGCGCCGAACGCGCCCGCGAGCCGCGCGAGCACTACCGGGGGCGCGAGCGGGGGCGCGAGAGCTATGAGCCGCGCGGATCGTCCCGCGACGAAGGCCGCGAGCGCTACTTCAGCGACCTGCGCAGCGACCGCCGCTACTGGACCGACCCGGACGACGACGAAGAGCAGGAGCACCGCTACATGGTGCAGAGCCACAGCCCGGGCTATCGCCAATACGCGCAGCGGCGCGGCTGGGAAACCGATGAAGACCGGGACGAAGACCGCGACGGCGACCGCGAGCACGGCATGCTCTACAACCTGGGCCGCCGCATCGGCGAAGTGGTCGGCGACTGGTTCGGCACGCCCGACGAGCGCGAGCAGCGCGCCGGCCCGCGCGGCTACCAGCGCAGCGACGAGCGCATCCGCGACCAGATCTGCGAGCGGCTCAGCTATGCGCGTGGCGTAGACGTCAGCGATGTCAGCGTCGAGGTCAACGACGGCGTGGTGTCCTTGACCGGCACCGTGCGTGACCGCGGCCAGAAGTACTACATCGAGGACATGGCCGACGGCACCTACGGCGTCAAGGACGTCAACAACGACATCCGCGTGCGCCGCGACAGCGAACGCCCGGGCCAGTCGTCGTCCAGCGGCACCAGCAGCGCGGGCAGCACGACCGGAACGACCGGCACGACGGGCATGACCGGTGCAAGCAGCACCACCGGCAGCAGCGCCAGCAGCGCCACCACCGGCAGCACCTGGCGCGCCTAAGGCCGGCAGCCGGCGGAGAATTCCGCCGGCTTTTTTGTCGATCGCGCCACCGCCCGCACCGCATGCCCGCATCCGCACTGAAGATCGCCACCTTCAACATCAACGGCATCCGCAGCCGCGTGGGCGCGCTGTGCCACTGGCTCGCGCGCGAAGCGCCCGACATCGTCTGCCTGCAGGAACTGAAGACCGCCGACGAGAGCTTTCCCGCGCGCGAGATCCGCGACGCCGGCTATGGCGCTATCTGGCACGGCCAGAAGTCATGGAACGGCGTGGCCATCCTGGCGCGCGGGGCGGAACCGGTGGAAGTACGCCGCGGCCTGCCCGGCGACCCCGACGACAGCCACAGCCGCTACCTGGAAGCGGCGGTCTCGGGCATGCTGATCGGCTGCCTCTACCTGCCGAACGGCAACCCGCAGCCGGGCCCCAAGTTCGACTACAAGCTGGCGTGGTTCGAACGGCTGATCGCCCACGCGCAGGAACTGTTCGACAGCGGCCACCCGGTGGTGCTGGCCGGCGACTACAACGTGGTGCCGACCGACCACGACATCTACAACCCGCGCTCGTGGCGCAAGGACGCGCTGCTGCAGCCGGAAAGCCGCGACGCGTACGCGCGGCTGCTGGCGCAGGGCTGGACCGATGCGTTGCGCCAGCGCCATTCCGATGCGCCCATCTACACCTTCTGGGACTACTTCCGCCAGCACTGGCAGACCAACTCCGGCCTGCGCATCGACCACCTGCTGCTGAGCGCCGACCTGGTGCCGCGGCTGCGCGACGCCGGCGTCGATCGCTGGGTGCGCGGCGAAGACCATCCCAGCGACCATGCGCCGGCATGGGTGGTGCTGGGTCCGCCGGCGCGGCGCAAGCGGGCGGGTTGAGCGTCGCCGGCGACGCCGGGCTAGCCCGCGGCCTCGGCCACCAGCTTGTCGCGGATAAACCCCAGGAAGGCGCGCACCCCCTCCGGCAGCGTGCGCCCCGCCAGCGTCTGCAGTTCGATCGCGCGGCCGCGCATGCCGCGTTCGCGGAGGGTCGCGGCATGCAGCTCGCCGCGGCGCAAGCGGTCGCCCACGGTGACCGTGCCAGAGATCGACAGGCCACCGCCATGCAGCACGAAGCTGGTCAGGGTCTCGAAGTGGTTCGTCACCAGCACCGGCTCGAACACCATGCCGCGCTCGCCGCAGGCCAGGTCGAACAGCTGGCGCACGGTGTTGTCGCCCTCGGGCAGCGCCAGCGGATACGGCTGCATCTGCGCCAGCGTGACGCTGCGAAAGCGCGCCAGCGGATGGTCCGGGCGCATGATGGCGATCACCGGCGCGGCCTGCCGGTGCGCGACGCGGATGCCCTGCTCGGCGGCGCGGCTGTAGGTGATGCCGATATCCGCATCGCCATGCAGCACGATGCCGGTGACCTCCGCCGGCGGCGCGACGCGCACGTGGAACTGCAAGCCCGGATAGCGCTGGCGGAACTCGGCAATGATGCGCGGCAGGAACTCGATCGCAAACCCGGCGGAACTCGCCACCCGCACCCGGCCGCGGCGCAGGCCCTGCAGCGCGGCGATCTCCGACACCACGCGGTCGGCTTCCAGCGCGCCGCGCAGCGCGTAGGCCGCCAGCAGCTCGCCGGCGGCGCTGGCCACCATGCCGCGCGGGTGGCGGTCGAACAACGGCACGCCGAGGCGGGCCTCGAGCGCGCCCACCTGCCGGCTCACCGCCGACACGGTCACATTGAGCCGCTGCGCCGCCTCGGTCAGCGAGCCGCTGCGGACCACTTCCAGGAAATAGCGCAGCGAGGTGTCCTGCAGGCGATGCGACAGCATGGGTGTTGAGGGCTCCGGCCTGGTTTGCGTTTTACGCAAGGATATTTGAAAAAATCGTCGATTGCGGGAAACCGTGCGGCGCCCGTATGCTTTTCCCCGACATCACCGGAGACACCCCGCCATGGCGACTGCCCAGACCCCTGCTGACTCGACTGACCCGATCACCGCCGCGGTCACCGACCCGATCACCGACCTCGATGCCGTCGCGCTGTCGCGCGCCATCCATGCGCGCGAGGTCTCCTGCGTGGAAGTGCTCGACGCCTTTCTCGGCCAGATCGACCGCCACAACCCGCGCGTCAACGCCATCGTCGCCCCGGTGGAGCGCGACACGCTGCGCCGGCAGGCGCGCGAACTCGACGACGAACTGGCGCGCGGCGCCAGCCGCGGCCCGCTGCACGGGTTCCCGCAGGCGCCCAAGGACATCAGCCCGGCCGCGGGCATGGTCACCACCAAGGGCTCGCCGATCTTCGCCGGCCAGGTCAGCGACACCGATGCCGTGATCTTCGAGCGCATGCGCGCCGGCGGCGCAGTCTTTGTCGGGCGCACCAACTCGCCCGAATTCGGCCTCGGCGGCCACACCTACAACCCCGTCTACGGCACCACCCGCAATGCCTTCGATCCCGCCCGCTCCGCCGGCGGCAGCAGCGGCGGCGCCGCGGTGGCCGTGGCGCTGCGCATGCTGCCGGTGGCCGACGGCTCGGACATGATGGGCTCGCTGCGCACGCCCGCGGCGTTCAACCATGTGTATGGGCTGCGCACCTCGGTCGGCTGCGTGCCGCACGGCCCGGGCGACGAAGTGTTCTTCCAGCAGTTCAGCGTGGCCGGGCCGATGGCGCGCAACGTGCCGGACCTGGCGCTGCTGCTGTCGGTGCAGGCCGGCTTCGATGCGCGCCTGCCGCTGACCCGCCGCACCGAGCCGCCCGGCAGCTTCGCGCTGCCGCCCGAACGCGACTGGAGCGGCGTGCGCATCGGCTGGCTCGGCGACCTGGACGGGCACCTGCCGACCGAAGCGGGCCTGCTCGACACCTGCGTGCAGGCGCTGGCCCACCTGCGCACGCTCGGCTGCACCATCGACGCGGCGCTGCCTGAGTTCGACCTGGAACGCCTGTGGCGCGCCTGGATCGACCTGCGCAGCTTCTCGGTGGCGGGCGCCAACGCGGCGCTGTACCGCGACCCCGCCAGGCGCGCGCTGCTCAAGCCCGAAGCCGTCTGGGAAATCGAACGCGGGCTGGCGCTGCCAGGCACGCGCGTGTACGAGGCCATGGCCGAACGCAGCGCGTGGTACCAGGCGCTGCGCGCGCTGTTCGAGCGCTTCGATTACCTGGTGCTGCCCGCCGCCCAGGTATTCCCGTTCGACGCGGACTGGGACTGGCCGCACGCCATCGACGGCCGCGACGTGGACACCTACCACCGCTGGATGCAGGCGGTAGTGCCGGCCACCATGGCCGGGCTGCCGGCGCTGGCCGCGCCCGCCGGTTTCGGCCCGCAGGGCCTGCCCGCCGGCCTGCAGCTCATCGGCCCGGCGCAGGCCGACGCCGCCGTGCTGCAGCTTGGCCACGCCTACGACCAGGCCGGCGGCTTCTCGCGCGTGCGCAGCCCCTGGCTGGGCTGAGACCGCCCGCACATCGCTTCCGCTTGCCTTCCATTCCGATAACTGCCGCAGGAGTGCCCACGATGACTGCAATGCCCCCGAAGCTGTTTCTCGCCTGCGCCACCGCCGTGGCCGCGCTGACCACTGCACCCGCCGCGCACGCGCAAACCTGGCCGGAGCGCCCGCTGCGCCTGGTGGTGCCGTTCGCCGCGGGCGGCGCCACCGACGTGCTGGGCCGCCTGCTGGCGGTCGGCCTGGGCGAAAAGCTCGGCCAGTCGGTGGTGGTCGAGAACAAGCCCGGCGCCAGCACCGTGATCGGCGCCAACCAGGTGGCCAAGGCCGCGCCGGATGGCTACACGCTGCTGCTGGCGGCCAGCACCACGCTGACGCTGAACCCGGCAATCCGC
Proteins encoded in this region:
- the xth gene encoding exodeoxyribonuclease III, which gives rise to MPASALKIATFNINGIRSRVGALCHWLAREAPDIVCLQELKTADESFPAREIRDAGYGAIWHGQKSWNGVAILARGAEPVEVRRGLPGDPDDSHSRYLEAAVSGMLIGCLYLPNGNPQPGPKFDYKLAWFERLIAHAQELFDSGHPVVLAGDYNVVPTDHDIYNPRSWRKDALLQPESRDAYARLLAQGWTDALRQRHSDAPIYTFWDYFRQHWQTNSGLRIDHLLLSADLVPRLRDAGVDRWVRGEDHPSDHAPAWVVLGPPARRKRAG
- a CDS encoding sensor histidine kinase yields the protein MRSWPCALRTVLAMLLAWAMLLPGMAAADTMALATATRSATLTDGTVLPAQPLALPDYWDRVMPGKSGTLVYELRFDRNWPAAAPGGLFVPWAGGSYEVRLNGVLLAAGGRLDAPASALAKRPYYVAVPPELANAHGNLLRITVAARAYARSGLLPVTVGPAAEVRAQYERAFLLRVAGPLIAAVLSVVLGGLALLIWWRQRDPLFGLYGLAEVAWSVRLLDYFVDDLAIPAELRGYIVAAAREVFLGAIARFCLLVIRVPWRWLHRTLNAYLWLALPVLAPLAALSSHPLVFPLSWLAKVGIILTVAGAMVWGALRRPSREATLLAVTVGVSAVLFLADWIKVWLTGDYYWVHSMTRYVSVPFSVVMAWMLVERYTSAVQSLQNANQVLTERVAQREAQLRAAFARTQKIAAEETTLRERGRILRDMHDGLGSQLVATLSMLESGKASAPEVATQVRQALDSLKLSIDAMQDTGGDLAAVLGNLRYRLGPRIADAGLEIRWEVERLPALPHFSAHKVQELQYLLLEGITNVLQHAAARTLTVTARADPAAQAIRITLADDGRGFDAEAPRGGRGLRNMQVRAAAFGGQLRIRSAPGGTALTVEVPLAPAQGDEVDTPRAGAAPAA
- a CDS encoding BON domain-containing protein — translated: MGYYYDEREARDPRERRQAWEDDDWQPESERERWQAQRRRQQMTPGQTSYGGPARPARDFNEQYGAGRYPDHPRDARYGSDLRYGLNGGYGWERAGEWRDPQAWERDDEYAEQQWRQSAERAREPREHYRGRERGRESYEPRGSSRDEGRERYFSDLRSDRRYWTDPDDDEEQEHRYMVQSHSPGYRQYAQRRGWETDEDRDEDRDGDREHGMLYNLGRRIGEVVGDWFGTPDEREQRAGPRGYQRSDERIRDQICERLSYARGVDVSDVSVEVNDGVVSLTGTVRDRGQKYYIEDMADGTYGVKDVNNDIRVRRDSERPGQSSSSGTSSAGSTTGTTGTTGMTGASSTTGSSASSATTGSTWRA
- a CDS encoding LysR substrate-binding domain-containing protein, with protein sequence MLSHRLQDTSLRYFLEVVRSGSLTEAAQRLNVTVSAVSRQVGALEARLGVPLFDRHPRGMVASAAGELLAAYALRGALEADRVVSEIAALQGLRRGRVRVASSAGFAIEFLPRIIAEFRQRYPGLQFHVRVAPPAEVTGIVLHGDADIGITYSRAAEQGIRVAHRQAAPVIAIMRPDHPLARFRSVTLAQMQPYPLALPEGDNTVRQLFDLACGERGMVFEPVLVTNHFETLTSFVLHGGGLSISGTVTVGDRLRRGELHAATLRERGMRGRAIELQTLAGRTLPEGVRAFLGFIRDKLVAEAAG
- a CDS encoding response regulator, with amino-acid sequence MASTTRVLIVEDDPLALRRLVQAVDLHAPDAAVSGSAATVAEALAWLAQQQPDVLLCDLGLPDGSGIDVIRATRQRHPACDCMVVTVFGDDQHVLASIEAGAIGYLLKDETTDRIAASIGELRAGGSPMSPLIARQVVNRLRGAPAEAAARNAGPGAVVLSVRENEILDLISRGYTYAETARYLGLSVHTVQSHIKNIYGKLAVRSRGEAVFEAAKLGLLKSL